The Corvus cornix cornix isolate S_Up_H32 chromosome 26, ASM73873v5, whole genome shotgun sequence genome includes a region encoding these proteins:
- the HIPK1 gene encoding homeodomain-interacting protein kinase 1 isoform X4, which produces MASQLQVFSPPSVSSSAFCSAKKLKVEPSVWDVSGQSSSDKYYTHSKNLPAAQGQASSSHQVANFSIPAYDQNLLLPAPSVEHIVVTAADSTGSSATASFQSSQTLTHRSNVSLLEPYQKCGLKRKSEEVDSNGSVQIIEEHPPLMLQNRPAVGAAATTTTVTTKSSSSSGEGDYQLVQHEILCSMTNSYEVLEFLGRGTFGQVAKCWKRSTKEIVAIKILKNHPSYARQGQIEVSILSRLSSENADEYNFVRSYECFQHKNHTCLVFEMLEQNLYDFLKQNKFSPLPLKYIRPILQQVATALMKLKSLGLIHADLKPENIMLVDPARQPYRVKVIDFGSASHVSKAVCSTYLQSRYYRAPEIILGLPFCEAIDMWSLGCVIAELFLGWPLYPGASEYDQIRYISQTQGLPAEYLLSAGTKTSRFFNRDPNLGYPLWRLKTPEEHELETGIKSKEARKYIFNCLDDMAQVNMSTDLEGTDMLAEKADRREYIDLLKKMLTIDADKRITPLKTLNHSFVTMTHLLDFPHSNHVKSCFQNMEICKRRVNMYDTVNQIKSPFTTHVAPNTSTNLTMSFNNQLNTVHNQASVLASNSTAAATLSLANSDVSLLNYQSALYPSSAAPVAGVAQQSVSLQPGTTQICTQTDPFQQTFIVCPPAFQTGLQATTKHSGFPVRMENAVPIVPQAPAAQPLQIQSGVLTQAWPGGTQQILLPSTWQQLPGVALHNSVQPAAVIPETIGSSQQLADWRNAHSHGNQYSTLMQQPSLLTNHVTLATAQPLNVGVAHVVRQQQSSNVPAKKNKQPAPSTAKPSSSLEPVPTQVYSLIGSSPLRSTSSSSNVLVPVQEQHQPIVIPDTPSPPVSVITIRSDTDEEEDSKYKPASLGMKQRSNVISYVTVNDSPDSDSSLSSPYAPDPLSSLRSTGGALELPSRAAADSSSSRTIIVPPLKTQLNDCIVATQASGILSSTSKTKPVASVSGQSSGCCITPTGYRSHRVVTNGVQPLNLSQNQQTTVLASQERSGNAVPRRQQAYVAPLTSTISQAPYTFQHSSPVHPHLAAATASAHLSSQPHMYTYAPTTAATLGSTTSIAHLFSPQGSSRHTTYAAHPSTLVHQVPVSVGPSLLTSANVPPAQYQHQFAPQSYIGASRGSAIYTGYPLSPTKINQYSYL; this is translated from the exons ATGGCCTCACAGCTGCAGGTGTTCTCCCCTCCGTCAGTATCCTCGAGTGCCTTCTGCAGTGCCAAGAAACTGAAAGTGGAGCCGTCTGTCTGGGATGTTTCAGGACAGAGCAGTAGTGACAAGTATTATACCCACAGCAAAAACCTCCCAGCAGCTCAAGGGCAAGCCAGCTCCTCTCATCAGGTAGCCAATTTCAGCATCCCTGCCTACGACCAGAACCTCCTTCTCCCCGCTCCCTCCGTCGAGCACATCGTGGTCACCGCGGCTGACAGCACCGGCAGCAGCGCCACAGCGTCCTTCCAGAGCAGCCAGACCCTCACCCACAGGAGCAACGTTTCTTTGCTGGAACCATACCAAAAATGtggattaaaaaggaaaagtgaagagGTTGACAGCAACGGTAGTGTGCAGATCATTGAGGAACATCCACCTCTCATGCTGCAAAACAGACCTGCGGTGGGTGCTGCGGCCACGACCACCACGGTCACCAcgaaaagcagcagctccagtgggGAGGGGGATTATCAGCTGGTCCAGCATGAGATCCTGTGCTCTATGACCAACAGCTATGAGGTCTTGGAATTCCTGGGACGAGGGACGTTCGGGCAGGTGGCGAAATGTTGGAAACGTAGCACGAAGGAGATTGTAGCCATCAAAATCCTGAAGAACCACCCTTCCTACGCCCGGCAGGGCCAGATCGAGGTGAGCATCCTGTCTCGCCTGAGCAGTGAGAATGCCGATGAGTACAACTTCGTCCGCTCCTACGAGTGCTTTCAACACAAGAATCATACATGCCTTGTCTTTGAGATGCTGGAACAGAACTTATATGAtttcttaaagcaaaacaagttCAGTCCGTTGCCCCTGAAATACATCCGGCCCATCCTGCAGCAAGTGGCTACTGCCTTGATGAAGCTGAAGAGCTTGGGTCTGATCCACGCTGATTTGAAGCCAGAGAACATCATGTTGGTGGATCCTGCACGCCAGCCCTACAGAGTGAAGGTGATAGACTTTGGGTCAGCCAGCCACGTGTCCAAGGCCGTGTGCTCCACGTACCTGCAGTCACGGTATTACAG AGCTCCTGAGATCATCCTGGGTTTGCCATTCTGTGAAGCCATTGACATGTGGTCACTGGGCTGTGTCATAGCTGAGCTGTTTCTGGGCTGGCCTCTGTATCCAGGAGCATCTGAGTACGATCAG atTCGTTATATTTCACAAACTCAAGGCCTTCCAGCGGAGTATCTTCTCAGTGCAGGAACGAAAACAAGCAGGTTTTTTAACAGAGATCCAAATTTGGGATACCCACTGTGGAGGCTCAAG ACTCCAGAAGAACATGAGTtggaaacaggaataaaatcaaaagaagCTCGGAAATATATATTCAACTGTTTGGATGATATGGCGCAG GTGAATATGTCTACAGACTTAGAAGGGACAGACATGTTGGCAGAGAAGGCTGACCGAAGGGAATACATTGATTTGTTGAAGAAAATGTTGACAATTGATGCAGATAAGAGAATTACTCCACTGAAGACTTTGAACCATTCGTTTGTTACAATGACACATCTGCTGGACTTCCCCCACAGTAACCA TGTGAAATCTTGCTTTCAGAACATGGAGATCTGCAAGAGAAGAGTGAACATGTATGATACAGTGAATCAGATCAAGAGCCCTTTCACCACTCACGTTGCTCCTAACACAAGCACAAACCTGACAATGAGCTTTAACAACCAGCTCAACACAGTACACAACCAG gCCAGTGTGTTGGCTTCCAattccactgctgctgctaccCTTTCCCTGGCCAACTCGGACGTCTCCCTCCTCAACTACCAGTCTGCCCTGTATCCAtcctctgcagccccagtgGCAGGAGTGGCTCAGCAGAGCGTTTCCTTGCAGCCTGGAACCACCCAGATCTGCACACAGACAGACCCCTTCCAGCAAACCTTCATTGTTTGTCCCCCTGCTTTTCAAA CTGGACTTCAGGCAACTACAAAGCATTCTGGGTTCCCAGTCAGGATGGAAAACGCTGTCCCAATTGTGCCACAagcacctgcagcacagccactgcagaTCCAGTCTGGAGTTCTCACACAG GCCTGGCCGGGGGGAACCCAGCAGATCCTGCTCCCTTccacctggcagcagctcccaggggtTGCTTTGCACAACTCTGTTCAGCCGGCGGCCGTGATCCCAGAGACCATCGGCAGCAGCCAGCAGTTGGCCGACTGGAG GAATGCACATTCCCATGGAAATCAGTACAGCACTCTCATGCAACAGCCATCTCTGCTGACCAACCACGTGACATTGgccacagcacagcctctgAATGTTGGGGTTGCTCATGttgtgaggcagcagcagagcagcaatgTGCCAGCAAAGAAGAACAAGCAGCCAGCACCGAGCACAGCCAA gCCCAGCTCATCTCTAGAGCCTGTGCCCACCCAAGTGTACTCTCTGATTGGGAGCAGCCCCCTGCgctccacctcctcctcctccaacGTGCTCGTCCCcgtgcaggagcagcaccagcccatCGTGATCCCTGACACTCCAAGCCCCCCTGTCAGTGTCATCACCATCCGCAGCGACACTGATGAAGAAGAGGACAGCAAATACAAACCTGCCAG tttggGTATGAAGCAGAGATCCAACGTCATCAGCTACGTCACTGTTAACGACTCCCCTGACTCTGACTCGTCCCTGAGCAGTCCCTATGCCCCAGACCCCCTGTCCTCGCTCAGGAGCACTGGGGgggccctggagctgcccagcagagccgctgctgacagctccagctcccGGACCATCATCGTGCCGCCCCTGAAAACGCAGCTCAATGACTGCATTGTGGCCACCCAGGCTTCAG GCATCCTGAGCAGCACCAGTAAGACCAAGCCAGTGGCCTCAGTGAGCGGGCAGTCGTCAGGATGCTGCATCACACCCACGGGGTACCGCTCCCACCGCGTGGTCACCAACGGCGTGCAGCCCCTCAACCTCAGCCAG AACCAGCAAACCACAGTGCTGGCCTCCCAGGAGAGAAGTGGAAACGCTGTCCCACGCCGGCAGCAAGCTTACGTGGCCCCCCTCACGTCAACGATTTCTCAGGCTCCCTACACgttccagcacagcagcccagtGCATCCCCACCTGGCAGCAGCCACGGCCAGTGCCCACCTGTCCAGCCAGCCCCACATGTACACTTATGCCCCCACCACTGCGGCCACGCTGGGCTCCACCACCTCCATCGCCCACCTGTTCTCCCCTCAGGGCTCGTCGCGCCACACCACCTACgctgcccaccccagcacccTGGTGCACCAGGTCCCTGTCAGCGTGGGGCCCAGCCTGCTGACGTCTGCCAATGTCCCCCCCGCCCAGTACCAACACCAGTTCGCTCCCCAGTCCTATATTGGTGCTTCCAGAGGATCTGCTATTTACACTGGATACCCGCTGAGCCCCACCAAGATCAACCAGTACTCCTACTTGTAG